A genomic stretch from Myripristis murdjan chromosome 12, fMyrMur1.1, whole genome shotgun sequence includes:
- the LOC115368744 gene encoding gastrula zinc finger protein XlCGF57.1-like has product MVFESCLLKLFETCPVCCRACDIRQKKHRTFLAIDQLCPHCHFLRQWKSRPETDDSDDWEESREPQSGSNPQSELLFSDDGSDDAEKPSSCSVNKNMTQHMISHKGKKPFSCSVCGKGFSRKSHLNTHTRGHTGEKPFSCSRCGKAFTQKEHLKNHTRIHTGEKPFSCSVCGKGFIQQQGLNTHMRIHTGVKPFSCSICGKRFAQKQNFNTHMAVHPGEKPFSCSICGKGFTHKCYFNTHMSSHTGEKPFRCPVCGKGVAQKRDLKSHMRVHTGEKPFSCSVCGKSFAHKHHFTIHMRVHTEEKPFGCSVCGKGFIDKNGLKQHMLVHTGEKPFICSVCGKGFTWKSHLNTHMRIHTGEKTFICSVCGKGFARQSQVNIHMRIHTGETPFSCSVCGKPFSDKSNLNRHIRVHTGEKPFSCGVCGRSFSTNQHARMHKCVSDSSSR; this is encoded by the coding sequence ATGGTTTTTGAGAGTTGCCTCCTCAAGCTTTTTGAGACCTGCCCTGTGTGCTGTCGAGCATGTGACATCcgccaaaaaaaacacagaacttTCTTGGCAATTGACCAACTCTGCCCACATTGTCACTTCTTAAGACAGTGGAAGAGCCGGCCTGagactgatgacagtgatgactgggaggagagcagagagcctcagtcaggttcaaacccacagagtgAACTCCTTTTCAGTGATGATGGATCTGATGATGCAGAGAAAccatcttcctgctctgtgaacAAGAACATGACACAACACATGATAAGCCATAAGGGAaagaaaccattcagctgctcagtctgtggtaaAGGTTTTTCACGGAAGAgtcacctaaacacacacacacgaggccacacaggagagaaaccatttagctgctcacGCTGCGGTAAGGCTTTTACACAGAAAGAACACCTTAAAAACCACACAcgaatccacacaggagagaaaccgttcagcTGCTCGGTCTGTGGCAAAGGTTTCATACAGCAACAGgggctaaacacacacatgcggatTCACACGGGCGTGAAGCCGTTCAGCTGCTCGATCTGCGGGAAACGTtttgcacagaaacaaaacttcaacacacacatggcGGTCCACCCAGGAGAGAAACCGTTTAGCTGCTCGATCTGTGGCAAAGGTtttacacacaaatgttacttcaacacacacatgagcagcCACACGGGAGAAAAACCGTTTCGCTGCCCGGTCTGCGGTAAAGGGGTTGCACAGAAACGGGACCTAAAGTCACACATGCGAGTTCACACAGGCGAAAAACCGTTCAGCTGCTCGGTCTGTGGTAAGAGTTTTGCACATAAACACCACTTCACCATCCACATGAGGGTCCACACAGAGGAGAAACCGTTTGGCTGCTCAGTGTGCGGTAAGGGTTTTATTGataaaaatggattaaaacaacacatgctagtccacacaggagagaaaccatttatcTGCTCCGTCTGCGGTAAAGGTTTTACATGGAAAAgtcacctcaacacacacatgagaatTCACACGGGAGAGAAGACGTTTATCTGCTCGGTCTGCGGGAAAGGTTTTGCGCGGCAAAGTCAAGTTAATATACACATGAGAATTCACACAGGAGAGACACCGTTCAGCTGCTCCGTCTGCGGCAAACCTTTCAGTGATAAAAGTAACTTGAATAGACACATTAGAGTCCATACAGGAGAGAAACCCTTCAGCTGCGGCGTGTGTGGGAGAAGTTTCAGCACGAATCAACATGCTAGAatgcataagtgtgtgtctgacagcagcagcaggtga